The following coding sequences are from one Epinephelus moara isolate mb chromosome 7, YSFRI_EMoa_1.0, whole genome shotgun sequence window:
- the spryd7b gene encoding LOW QUALITY PROTEIN: SPRY domain-containing protein 7b (The sequence of the model RefSeq protein was modified relative to this genomic sequence to represent the inferred CDS: inserted 1 base in 1 codon) codes for MALVAVQTSPFXGYGLNRFSGAQKISIRSFVRVCAQLVSRMAAMFTCCLGCCGDGGTGHIPLKEMPTVQLDTHHMGTDVVIVKSGRRICGTGGCLANAPLHQNKSYFEFKIQSTGVWGIGVATQKVNLNQVPMGRDTNSLVLRHDGSVYHNNEEKNRLPANSLPQEGDIVGITYDHVELNLYLNGKNMHCPASGIRGTVYPVVYVDDSAILDCQFSDFYHTAPQGFEKILFEQQIF; via the exons ATGGCGCTTGTTGCTGTGCAGACTTCGCCCT CCGGGTATGGACTTAACCGTTTCAGTGGCGCACAGAAAATCTCAATACGCTCATTTGTTCGTGTTTGCGCAC AGCTAGTATCGAGAATGGCTGCGATGTTTACGTGTTGTCTAGGCTGCTGCGGAGATGGCGGAACGGGGCATATTCCCCTCAAAGAAATGCCGACGGTTCAGTTAGACACTCACCACATGG GCACAGATGTTGTCATTGTGAAGAGCGGTCGGAGGATATGTGGCACCGGAGGCTGTCTGGCCAACGCTCCTCTGCACCAGAACAAAAGTTATTTTGAGTTTAAGATCCAGTCCACTG gtgtgtggGGAATAGGTGTGGCCACGCAGAAAGTGAATCTTAATCAAGTGCCTATgggcagagacacaaacagcctCGTCCTGAGGCATGATGGGTCTGTGTACCACAATAATGAAGAGAAGAATCGCCTACCCGCAAACAGCCTTCCTCAGGAGGGCGACATTGTG GGCATCACATACGACCACGTGGAGCTGAATTTATATCTGAATGGAAAGAACATGCATTGTCCTGCCTCAGGGATCCGAGGCACTGTATACCCTGTTGTTTATG TGGACGACAGTGCCATCTTAGACTGCCAGTTTAGTGACTTCTATCACACAGCTCCACAAGGATTTGAGAAGATCCTCTTTGAGCAACAGATCTTCTAA
- the trim13 gene encoding tripartite motif-containing 13 isoform X1, which translates to MIALHCASQQLGTMEQLEEELTCPICCGLFDDPRVLLCSHSFCKKCLEGLLEGSRGPAYRTPFKCPTCRKESPHNGANSLQINYSLRGIVEKYSKIRVMPKMSVCKQHYGQPLNIFCATDLNLICGFCATTDDHREHKFCSLEEAYDREKEAFEELLHGVESWQSADMLSCLETLQASKKKALQSVTKDAEKVKDYFDKLISTIECKKNEILSDFETLKLVVMQAYDPEITKLSVAMEEHRRALSIAESFRSVTEPLCFLQQMQEFREKLKVLKETPLPSRKDTDVGPLVRNFDVKKWDSLRIREVDKISVPHESGSYRAGGSRPVARRWIILCMSLLLSPLLLLQTHNLAAYVPSQAEPLVTAVSSHLSHTGVYLREVTDMYASLMAAGQECIVNLIDSTVSFIGSCKLF; encoded by the exons ATGATTGCGTTGCACTGTGCGTCTCAGCAGCTG GGCACCATGGAGCAGCTAGAAGAGGAACTTACGTGCCCGATCTGCTGCGGTCTCTTCGACGACCCACGGGTTTTGCTGTGCTCGCACAGCTTTTGCAAGAAATGCTTGGAGGGACTTTTGGAGGGGAGCCGAGGTCCGGCTTACAGGACACCTTTCAAATGCCCCACATGCCGCAAAGAGAGCCCTCACAACGGCGCAAACAGCCTGCAGATCAACTACTCCCTGCGCGGAATAGTGGAGAAGTACAGCAAAATCAGGGTTATGCCCAAGATGtctgtttgtaaacaacactACGGCCAGCCTCTCAACATATTTTGCGCCACGGACTTAAATCTAATTTGTGGCTTTTGCGCAACAACAGATGACCACAGAGAGCATAAATTCTGCTCCTTGGAGGAGGCATATGACCGAGAGAAGGAGGCATTTGAAGAGCTGCTTCACGGGGTGGAGAGCTGGCAGAGCGCAGATATGCTGTCCTGCCTGGAGACACTACAAGCCAGTAAGAAAAAGGCGCTCCAGTCTGTCACCAAGGACGCAGAGAAGGTAAAAGACTATTTCGACAAACTCATCAGCACCATTGAATGCAAAAAGAATGAGATCCTCTCCGATTTTGAAACACTGAAGCTGGTGGTGATGCAGGCGTACGACCCGGAGATCACCAAGCTGAGCGTTGCGATGGAGGAGCACAGGCGGGCGCTCAGCATCGCGGAGTCTTTCAGGAGCGTCACGGAGCCTCTGTGCTTTctgcagcagatgcaggagTTTCGGGAGAAGTTGAAGGTCCTAAAGGAGACTCCTCTGCCCTCTCGGAAAGACACAGACGTCGGTCCTCTTGTCCGTAATTTCGATGTGAAAAAGTGGGATTCACTGAGGATCAGAGAAGTGGACAAGATCTCAGTCCCCCACGAGAGTGGCTCCTACAGAGCGGGGGGCTCACGGCCGGTGGCGCGAAGATGGATCATCCTGTGCATGAGTTTGTTGCTGTCACCACTGCTcctgctgcagacacacaaccTTGCAGCCTACGTGCCCTCGCAGGCTGAACCGCTTGTCACTGCCGTCTCCTCTCACCTTAGCCACACCGGTGTGTACCTGCGGGAAGTGACTGACATGTACGCGAGTTTAATGGCTGCAGGTCAGGAATGTATCGTGAACTTAATTGACTCCACTGTCAGTTTTATTGGCAGCTGTAAGCTGTTTTAA
- the trim13 gene encoding tripartite motif-containing 13 isoform X2 encodes MEQLEEELTCPICCGLFDDPRVLLCSHSFCKKCLEGLLEGSRGPAYRTPFKCPTCRKESPHNGANSLQINYSLRGIVEKYSKIRVMPKMSVCKQHYGQPLNIFCATDLNLICGFCATTDDHREHKFCSLEEAYDREKEAFEELLHGVESWQSADMLSCLETLQASKKKALQSVTKDAEKVKDYFDKLISTIECKKNEILSDFETLKLVVMQAYDPEITKLSVAMEEHRRALSIAESFRSVTEPLCFLQQMQEFREKLKVLKETPLPSRKDTDVGPLVRNFDVKKWDSLRIREVDKISVPHESGSYRAGGSRPVARRWIILCMSLLLSPLLLLQTHNLAAYVPSQAEPLVTAVSSHLSHTGVYLREVTDMYASLMAAGQECIVNLIDSTVSFIGSCKLF; translated from the coding sequence ATGGAGCAGCTAGAAGAGGAACTTACGTGCCCGATCTGCTGCGGTCTCTTCGACGACCCACGGGTTTTGCTGTGCTCGCACAGCTTTTGCAAGAAATGCTTGGAGGGACTTTTGGAGGGGAGCCGAGGTCCGGCTTACAGGACACCTTTCAAATGCCCCACATGCCGCAAAGAGAGCCCTCACAACGGCGCAAACAGCCTGCAGATCAACTACTCCCTGCGCGGAATAGTGGAGAAGTACAGCAAAATCAGGGTTATGCCCAAGATGtctgtttgtaaacaacactACGGCCAGCCTCTCAACATATTTTGCGCCACGGACTTAAATCTAATTTGTGGCTTTTGCGCAACAACAGATGACCACAGAGAGCATAAATTCTGCTCCTTGGAGGAGGCATATGACCGAGAGAAGGAGGCATTTGAAGAGCTGCTTCACGGGGTGGAGAGCTGGCAGAGCGCAGATATGCTGTCCTGCCTGGAGACACTACAAGCCAGTAAGAAAAAGGCGCTCCAGTCTGTCACCAAGGACGCAGAGAAGGTAAAAGACTATTTCGACAAACTCATCAGCACCATTGAATGCAAAAAGAATGAGATCCTCTCCGATTTTGAAACACTGAAGCTGGTGGTGATGCAGGCGTACGACCCGGAGATCACCAAGCTGAGCGTTGCGATGGAGGAGCACAGGCGGGCGCTCAGCATCGCGGAGTCTTTCAGGAGCGTCACGGAGCCTCTGTGCTTTctgcagcagatgcaggagTTTCGGGAGAAGTTGAAGGTCCTAAAGGAGACTCCTCTGCCCTCTCGGAAAGACACAGACGTCGGTCCTCTTGTCCGTAATTTCGATGTGAAAAAGTGGGATTCACTGAGGATCAGAGAAGTGGACAAGATCTCAGTCCCCCACGAGAGTGGCTCCTACAGAGCGGGGGGCTCACGGCCGGTGGCGCGAAGATGGATCATCCTGTGCATGAGTTTGTTGCTGTCACCACTGCTcctgctgcagacacacaaccTTGCAGCCTACGTGCCCTCGCAGGCTGAACCGCTTGTCACTGCCGTCTCCTCTCACCTTAGCCACACCGGTGTGTACCTGCGGGAAGTGACTGACATGTACGCGAGTTTAATGGCTGCAGGTCAGGAATGTATCGTGAACTTAATTGACTCCACTGTCAGTTTTATTGGCAGCTGTAAGCTGTTTTAA